The following proteins come from a genomic window of Fontisubflavum oceani:
- the dapB gene encoding 4-hydroxy-tetrahydrodipicolinate reductase — protein MSDSVGIAVMGGSGRMGQMLIETINASDKAHLIGVTERAGHAWVGEDLGEAMGGARSGVPVFDDPLEVIVKAQAVIDFTSPNATVDHALLTAQARCVHVIGTTGFEPAHLEKIAAAARHATIIRAGNMSLGVNLLVQLTRQVAAALDEEFDIEVIEAHHGKKVDAPSGTALMLGEAAAEGRCVSLEEVADRGRDGITGARETGQIGFSAIRGGDIVGEHDVLFAGPGERIVLRHMATDRGIFARGALKAALWGQGKGPGEFSMLSVLGLG, from the coding sequence ATGAGCGACAGTGTTGGCATTGCAGTGATGGGTGGCTCTGGCCGGATGGGCCAGATGTTGATCGAAACGATCAATGCCAGCGACAAGGCACATTTGATCGGCGTGACAGAGCGCGCCGGCCATGCCTGGGTCGGGGAGGATTTGGGCGAAGCGATGGGCGGTGCACGGTCGGGCGTGCCGGTGTTTGATGACCCGCTTGAGGTGATCGTCAAAGCGCAGGCCGTGATCGATTTCACCTCACCAAACGCGACGGTAGATCACGCGCTTCTGACGGCGCAGGCGCGATGCGTCCATGTGATCGGCACAACCGGGTTCGAACCGGCGCATTTGGAGAAAATCGCCGCCGCCGCGCGTCATGCGACGATCATCCGAGCGGGTAATATGAGCCTGGGGGTCAACCTTCTGGTGCAACTGACCCGACAAGTCGCCGCCGCGTTGGATGAAGAATTCGATATCGAAGTGATCGAGGCGCATCATGGCAAGAAGGTCGATGCGCCCTCCGGCACCGCTTTGATGCTGGGCGAGGCCGCCGCCGAGGGGCGCTGCGTGTCCCTGGAAGAGGTTGCGGACCGAGGTCGCGACGGCATCACCGGCGCGCGAGAGACCGGCCAGATCGGGTTTTCTGCTATTCGCGGTGGCGACATCGTGGGCGAACATGATGTGCTTTTTGCCGGGCCGGGTGAGCGGATCGTGCTCCGCCATATGGCAACGGATCGCGGGATCTTCGCGCGCGGTGCCTTGAAAGCCGCGCTTTGGGGGCAAGGCAAAGGGCCCGGCGAGTTCTCGATGCTCAGTGTTTTGGGCCTCGGGTGA
- a CDS encoding RsmB/NOP family class I SAM-dependent RNA methyltransferase: MSTEGLEARRAALDALYAVLWEKRLLSHLGYGDLPPSEAARAGRLTTEVLRHLGRLDAVLRAYLTRRPNMAVQNILRLGAYELLVDGSGAHGIVNSAVALAKRHPRTARASGMVNAVLRRVAEEGAEAWEKTPPHPLPVWLRKPIGKAFGHDVLLAIEAAHEKGAPTDLTPKHTGVTVPGTDLLPTGSLRLHQGQITALEGYNEGRWWVQDAAAALPASLLGDIAGKTVLDLCAAPGGKTLQLAAAGAHVTALDISEDRMRRVEENLNRTGLQADLVVADALAWDGGPFDVILLDAPCSATGTIRRHPDLPFVKSADEVEALTKLQMQMIDRALTFLKPGGRMVYCTCSLLLNEGENQVKAALKRHEDLEIVPIDPVPLGGATDWASPEGGLRLRPDFWADRGGMDGFYMALLQRR, from the coding sequence ATGTCAACCGAAGGGCTAGAGGCGCGCCGAGCGGCGCTTGATGCGCTTTATGCGGTCTTGTGGGAAAAGCGGCTCCTGTCTCACCTGGGGTACGGCGATCTGCCCCCATCCGAGGCCGCACGCGCCGGGCGTTTGACCACCGAAGTGCTGCGGCACTTGGGCCGTCTCGACGCCGTGCTCCGCGCTTATCTGACGCGGCGGCCCAATATGGCGGTGCAAAACATCCTGCGCCTCGGGGCCTACGAATTGTTGGTGGATGGCAGCGGCGCCCATGGCATTGTGAACAGTGCTGTGGCGCTGGCCAAACGCCATCCGCGCACCGCGCGCGCCTCGGGTATGGTCAATGCCGTGCTTCGGCGGGTGGCGGAGGAAGGGGCCGAGGCCTGGGAGAAAACGCCGCCACATCCCCTGCCGGTTTGGCTGCGCAAGCCGATCGGCAAGGCGTTCGGTCATGATGTCCTTCTGGCGATCGAGGCGGCGCATGAGAAGGGCGCACCGACCGATCTGACCCCAAAACATACTGGTGTGACCGTGCCGGGCACCGACCTGCTGCCAACCGGCAGTTTGCGATTGCACCAGGGACAGATCACCGCGCTCGAGGGCTATAACGAAGGGCGTTGGTGGGTGCAGGATGCGGCTGCGGCGCTGCCTGCCAGCCTCTTAGGCGATATCGCCGGGAAAACCGTGTTGGATCTCTGCGCGGCACCAGGCGGCAAGACGCTGCAGCTGGCGGCCGCCGGAGCGCATGTTACCGCGCTTGATATCTCCGAAGATCGGATGCGGCGGGTGGAGGAAAACCTGAACCGGACCGGATTGCAGGCCGATCTGGTCGTGGCCGATGCCTTGGCCTGGGATGGTGGCCCGTTCGACGTGATCTTGCTGGACGCGCCCTGTTCGGCCACCGGTACGATCCGCCGACATCCTGATTTGCCCTTTGTGAAGTCTGCGGACGAAGTCGAAGCCCTGACCAAACTGCAAATGCAGATGATCGACCGGGCGCTCACATTTCTGAAACCCGGCGGGCGCATGGTCTATTGCACCTGCTCGCTCTTGCTGAACGAGGGCGAAAACCAGGTCAAAGCCGCACTGAAGCGCCACGAGGATTTGGAGATCGTGCCGATTGATCCCGTCCCACTTGGTGGCGCGACCGATTGGGCCAGCCCCGAGGGTGGCCTGCGCCTGCGCCCTGACTTTTGGGCCGACCGTGGTGGGATGGACGGGTTTTACATGGCGCTGCTGCAAAGGCGGTGA
- a CDS encoding dihydrodipicolinate reductase, translating to MLRSIMITAAFVVATPAVADSFSIVESRERFVSLVDGRDLTRFGIRLNVGPGGEITGRAFGTRVTGQWDWESGYFCRDLFFGDEDLGPNCQLVQVAGDTLRFTSDRGAGIYADLRLR from the coding sequence ATGCTGCGCAGCATCATGATCACGGCCGCCTTTGTGGTCGCAACACCGGCAGTTGCAGATAGTTTCAGCATCGTGGAATCCAGAGAGCGGTTCGTGTCCCTTGTCGACGGCCGGGACCTCACCCGGTTTGGCATCCGCCTGAACGTCGGCCCGGGCGGCGAGATTACCGGGCGCGCTTTTGGCACGCGGGTAACCGGCCAATGGGATTGGGAGAGTGGTTACTTCTGCCGCGATCTCTTCTTCGGTGACGAAGATTTGGGCCCAAATTGCCAGTTGGTGCAGGTTGCTGGCGATACTCTGCGCTTCACCTCAGACAGGGGCGCGGGGATTTACGCCGATCTCCGCCTACGCTGA
- the truB gene encoding tRNA pseudouridine(55) synthase TruB, with amino-acid sequence MARKRKGRDISGWLVVDKPAGLTSTAVVNKVKWAFDAKKAGHAGTLDPEATGVLAVALGEATKTVPYVTDAMKAYTFIIRLGQATNTDDAEGEGIAESDLRPSDAEITAALPSFEGDIAQVPPQYSAVKIVGQRAYKLARDGEDLELAARPLYVESLKLLSRPDADHAELELICGKGGYVRAIARDLGEKLGCYAHVRHLRRIWSGPFDVEEGVTLEQIEALARSEEIDTLLLPLEIGLSDLPQLTCTDLGAARLKNGNPGEVITSAEYGEECWAAHDGTPVAVGIYRGGTLHPHRVFNL; translated from the coding sequence ATGGCGCGCAAACGCAAAGGGCGGGATATCTCAGGCTGGCTGGTGGTGGACAAACCCGCCGGGCTGACCTCGACCGCTGTTGTGAACAAGGTGAAATGGGCGTTCGACGCGAAGAAGGCGGGCCACGCCGGCACGCTCGATCCCGAGGCGACCGGTGTGCTGGCCGTGGCACTGGGTGAAGCGACGAAGACCGTGCCCTACGTCACTGACGCGATGAAAGCTTACACCTTCATCATCCGTCTGGGGCAGGCCACCAATACCGACGATGCCGAAGGCGAAGGGATTGCCGAGAGCGACCTGCGCCCAAGTGACGCCGAGATCACAGCGGCGTTGCCGTCTTTCGAAGGGGATATCGCGCAAGTCCCGCCGCAATACTCCGCCGTCAAAATCGTTGGTCAGCGCGCCTATAAGCTGGCGCGCGATGGCGAGGATCTCGAACTGGCCGCGCGCCCGCTTTATGTGGAGAGCCTGAAACTGCTCAGTCGGCCTGATGCTGATCATGCCGAATTGGAACTGATTTGTGGCAAAGGCGGGTATGTCCGCGCGATTGCCCGCGATCTTGGTGAGAAGCTGGGTTGCTACGCCCATGTGCGGCATCTGCGGCGCATTTGGTCGGGGCCGTTCGATGTGGAGGAGGGCGTGACTTTGGAGCAGATTGAGGCGCTCGCCCGGTCCGAGGAAATCGACACGTTGCTCTTACCCTTGGAAATCGGTCTATCTGACTTGCCGCAACTGACCTGCACCGATCTTGGCGCAGCCCGCCTCAAAAACGGCAATCCGGGGGAGGTGATTACCTCGGCCGAGTATGGCGAAGAGTGTTGGGCGGCGCATGACGGCACGCCCGTGGCGGTCGGCATTTACCGGGGCGGCACGCTGCATCCGCATCGTGTGTTCAACCTATGA
- a CDS encoding DUF1674 domain-containing protein: MSDVTTNDDQPDLPPAAKRALAEAEARRKAKADDKLPTELGGRDGPEPVRYGDWEKKGLAIDF; this comes from the coding sequence ATGTCTGACGTAACGACAAACGACGACCAACCGGACCTGCCGCCCGCCGCGAAACGCGCGCTGGCCGAAGCCGAGGCGCGCCGCAAAGCCAAAGCGGATGATAAACTGCCGACCGAGTTGGGTGGTCGCGACGGGCCCGAGCCGGTGCGTTATGGCGATTGGGAAAAGAAGGGCTTGGCGATCGACTTCTAG
- a CDS encoding calcium-binding protein, whose protein sequence is MPSTTSKDLILLDVAPAKDAFIAGPTVFGHNGPSSRSDKLAIPDGNHDGYPGGKPSSTEVHGTGDDDEIDHFHVGIGQSLYGFAGDDTIIAGYADDKVFGGLGDDEIYANAGDDVAVGGEGDDFIAGEDGNDSLHAGDGIDMLYGGQDDDFIFLTDDGDVDTVLFQQGDGNDVIDNFELGIDQVSLGNFGFASFDEIEGLITYSGDQALLDLGNGDTIIFTNLDGPLGAADFIF, encoded by the coding sequence ATGCCAAGCACCACGTCAAAAGACCTCATACTTCTGGATGTGGCACCCGCCAAAGACGCCTTCATCGCTGGCCCCACGGTTTTCGGCCATAATGGCCCATCATCGCGGTCTGATAAATTGGCCATTCCAGATGGGAACCATGATGGGTATCCCGGCGGGAAGCCATCCTCAACTGAGGTGCATGGCACCGGTGACGACGACGAGATAGACCATTTTCACGTCGGCATCGGCCAGAGCCTTTATGGCTTCGCGGGTGACGACACGATCATTGCCGGATACGCGGATGACAAAGTCTTCGGTGGACTGGGCGATGACGAGATTTACGCAAATGCGGGCGATGATGTGGCAGTTGGCGGCGAGGGAGATGATTTCATCGCGGGCGAAGATGGCAATGACTCGCTTCACGCGGGCGACGGCATCGATATGCTCTATGGCGGGCAGGATGACGACTTCATCTTCCTCACCGATGATGGCGATGTGGACACGGTCTTGTTCCAACAAGGCGATGGCAACGATGTGATCGACAATTTCGAACTTGGCATTGATCAGGTCAGCCTCGGCAATTTCGGCTTTGCCTCTTTCGACGAGATTGAGGGGCTGATCACCTATTCCGGCGATCAGGCGCTGCTTGATCTCGGCAATGGAGACACGATCATCTTCACCAATTTGGATGGGCCATTGGGCGCCGCTGACTTCATCTTCTGA
- the rbfA gene encoding 30S ribosome-binding factor RbfA, producing MAKNKFHDGPGPSQRQLRVGELIRRTLSDVLNQGDVHDPELNAMSITVGEVRASPDLKIATVYVMPLGGDKREEAIQALKRNKSELRRAISREMTLKYAPDLRFVIDDTFDRMDESRRLFAQDKVRQDLDRDPE from the coding sequence ATGGCAAAAAACAAGTTTCATGATGGCCCCGGCCCGTCGCAGCGCCAATTGCGCGTGGGGGAGCTGATCCGTCGAACGCTCTCTGATGTGTTGAATCAGGGCGACGTGCATGACCCCGAGTTAAACGCGATGTCGATTACCGTGGGCGAAGTGCGTGCCTCTCCCGATCTGAAAATCGCGACCGTTTACGTGATGCCGCTGGGCGGCGACAAACGCGAGGAAGCGATCCAAGCGCTCAAACGCAACAAATCCGAGTTACGCCGCGCGATCAGCCGCGAGATGACGTTGAAATATGCGCCGGATCTGCGCTTTGTGATCGACGATACGTTTGACCGGATGGATGAAAGCCGCCGCCTTTTCGCGCAAGATAAGGTCCGCCAAGACTTGGACCGCGATCCGGAATGA
- a CDS encoding alanine/glycine:cation symporter family protein, which produces MKTYQKMGLSLGALAAMVTPAMAQEAMSLDERVNAAFASFTGPFVSLIFAPFPGTEFPWIVMWLVIAASVFTLYFGFVQIKYFMHSISLVKGDYADPDDAGEVSHFQALATALSGTVGLGNIAGVAVAVGIGGPGATFWMILAGLLGMASKFTECTLGVKYRNEYPDGTVSGGPMYYISKGFKELGLPGGRVLAILFSIFCILGAFGGGNMFQANQAHAQISGIVGDYPGWITGLVFAAVVYAVIIGGVKSIARVTEKVVPFMGILYVGAALIILAVNYDMIGWAFGQIFAGAFTGLGVAGGMVGALIQGFKRAAFSNEAGVGSAAIAHSAVRTKEPITEGFVSLLEPLIDTVVICTMTALVIIITGQLINDPETGLYLLDGNHIATVDGNTGVALTSAAFGASISWFPYILAIAVVLFAFSTMISWSYYGLKAWTYLFGEGKTSELIFKLIFCVFVVIGAAASLGPVIDFSDAAIFAMAVVNITALYFLMKVVRAELASYTARLKSGEIRKFGAADAA; this is translated from the coding sequence ATGAAAACATATCAGAAAATGGGCCTGTCCCTCGGGGCATTGGCCGCGATGGTGACCCCTGCGATGGCGCAAGAGGCGATGAGCCTTGATGAGCGCGTCAATGCGGCCTTCGCGTCGTTCACCGGGCCATTTGTGAGCCTGATCTTCGCCCCGTTCCCGGGAACAGAATTCCCCTGGATCGTCATGTGGCTGGTGATCGCGGCCTCTGTCTTCACGCTCTATTTCGGCTTTGTGCAGATCAAATACTTCATGCATTCGATCTCGCTGGTCAAAGGCGACTATGCCGATCCTGACGATGCGGGTGAGGTCAGCCATTTCCAGGCGTTGGCAACGGCGCTCTCGGGCACGGTTGGTCTTGGCAACATCGCCGGCGTCGCGGTGGCCGTGGGCATTGGTGGACCGGGGGCGACATTCTGGATGATCCTGGCGGGTCTTCTGGGCATGGCGTCGAAATTCACCGAATGCACGCTCGGCGTGAAGTACCGCAACGAGTACCCAGACGGCACCGTTTCCGGCGGCCCGATGTATTATATTTCGAAAGGGTTCAAGGAGTTGGGTCTGCCCGGTGGCAGGGTCCTCGCCATACTCTTCTCGATCTTCTGCATTCTGGGCGCGTTTGGCGGGGGCAATATGTTCCAGGCCAATCAGGCGCATGCGCAGATCTCCGGGATCGTCGGAGACTATCCGGGCTGGATCACCGGCCTCGTCTTCGCGGCAGTGGTCTATGCGGTGATTATCGGCGGGGTGAAGTCCATCGCACGGGTGACCGAAAAGGTCGTGCCGTTCATGGGCATCCTCTATGTCGGCGCGGCTTTGATCATCCTTGCCGTGAATTACGACATGATCGGCTGGGCCTTCGGTCAGATCTTCGCGGGTGCCTTCACCGGGCTCGGGGTTGCGGGCGGCATGGTCGGCGCGCTGATCCAGGGCTTCAAACGGGCGGCCTTCTCGAACGAAGCAGGTGTTGGTTCGGCGGCGATCGCTCACTCGGCGGTGCGCACCAAAGAGCCGATCACCGAAGGCTTCGTGTCGCTTCTGGAGCCGCTGATCGACACCGTGGTGATCTGCACCATGACGGCGCTGGTGATCATCATCACCGGTCAGTTGATCAACGATCCCGAAACGGGTCTCTACCTGCTCGACGGCAACCATATTGCCACGGTTGATGGCAATACCGGCGTCGCCCTGACCTCGGCCGCTTTCGGTGCGTCGATCAGTTGGTTCCCGTATATTCTGGCCATTGCCGTGGTGCTCTTCGCCTTCTCCACGATGATCTCGTGGTCCTATTACGGATTGAAGGCGTGGACCTATCTCTTTGGCGAGGGCAAGACCTCGGAACTGATCTTCAAACTGATCTTCTGCGTCTTCGTGGTGATCGGTGCGGCGGCCAGCCTTGGCCCGGTGATCGACTTCTCGGACGCGGCGATCTTCGCCATGGCCGTGGTCAACATCACCGCGCTCTACTTCTTGATGAAAGTGGTCCGCGCCGAACTGGCGTCTTACACCGCCCGGCTCAAATCCGGTGAAATCCGGAAATTCGGGGCTGCAGACGCGGCTTAA
- a CDS encoding Lrp/AsnC ligand binding domain-containing protein: protein MRRPLDVIDRKILDALQQNGRLSIVDLAKRVNLSKTPCSERVRRLEKTGVISQYRAILDPALVDMKHVTIVHISLTQTSDNSLDEFNAAVQAIPEVQSCLMIAGQFDYMLKVRTHDIAHFREVLGEKIGKLPGVMQTHSFAVMETVKENDLIRMVDVGA, encoded by the coding sequence ATGCGAAGACCATTAGACGTTATCGATCGCAAGATTCTCGACGCGTTACAGCAGAACGGACGGCTCTCGATTGTTGATCTCGCCAAGCGGGTGAACCTGTCAAAAACACCCTGTTCCGAGCGGGTGCGGCGGTTGGAAAAGACGGGGGTGATCAGCCAATATCGCGCGATCCTCGACCCAGCCTTGGTCGACATGAAACATGTCACGATCGTGCATATCAGCCTGACCCAGACGAGCGACAACTCACTCGATGAGTTCAACGCGGCGGTTCAAGCCATTCCCGAGGTTCAGAGCTGCCTGATGATCGCCGGGCAGTTCGACTACATGCTGAAGGTGCGCACCCATGACATCGCGCATTTCCGCGAAGTTCTGGGCGAGAAGATCGGCAAACTGCCAGGCGTGATGCAGACCCATTCCTTCGCTGTCATGGAAACCGTCAAGGAAAACGATCTGATCCGGATGGTGGATGTCGGGGCCTAG
- a CDS encoding universal stress protein, translating into MSTKLLVGLDGHSSGERALAYGEEMAKLIGACELLVVYVIEWSPYSFQTPEENAERHKRREEEISTAMERVVTPALARLNDAGLTATGLVRHGNVADTLNAVAVKEGATQIVVARSTESGLSKRIFGSSTANLVMEANVPVTVVG; encoded by the coding sequence ATGTCTACAAAACTGCTAGTTGGCCTTGACGGCCATAGTTCCGGTGAACGGGCGCTGGCATATGGTGAAGAAATGGCAAAGCTGATCGGAGCGTGTGAGCTCTTGGTCGTCTATGTCATCGAATGGTCGCCATATTCCTTCCAAACACCGGAAGAAAACGCCGAGCGGCATAAACGCCGTGAGGAGGAAATCTCAACAGCGATGGAACGGGTTGTCACCCCGGCGCTTGCCCGCCTGAATGACGCCGGTCTGACCGCAACGGGATTGGTCCGCCATGGCAATGTCGCCGACACGCTGAATGCGGTCGCCGTCAAAGAGGGCGCGACGCAGATCGTCGTGGCCCGCTCCACTGAAAGTGGGTTGTCCAAGCGGATTTTCGGCAGCTCGACCGCCAATCTGGTGATGGAAGCCAACGTGCCCGTCACGGTCGTGGGATAA
- a CDS encoding alpha/beta fold hydrolase, with protein sequence MTWVKIAPKLAEDFHVIIPDLRGYGESDIPKSDPDNRAYSKREMALDIIGLMDALDLPRAHILGHDRGARVTYRLALDHPERVDRLGIIEIVPTGDFWASWDPDLAMKGYHWTFLAQPAPLPERMISTDGPGYMDWTLASWTFAGDLSPFTAEALASYRRQAADPARIAAMCDDYRAGATFDRALDEADRAAGLKITAPLHFVWAKGGFPARTGDPLGIWQNWAEDVTGTEVSGCGHFAMEEVPDAVLAAIRPHFID encoded by the coding sequence ATGACCTGGGTGAAGATCGCGCCGAAACTGGCCGAAGATTTCCACGTGATCATCCCTGATCTCCGGGGCTATGGCGAGAGCGATATCCCCAAAAGCGACCCCGACAACCGGGCCTATTCGAAACGAGAGATGGCCCTGGACATCATCGGCCTGATGGATGCGCTCGATTTGCCCCGTGCCCATATCCTTGGCCATGATCGTGGCGCGCGGGTCACCTATCGGCTGGCGCTGGATCATCCAGAGCGGGTCGACCGATTGGGGATCATCGAGATTGTGCCCACCGGCGATTTCTGGGCCTCTTGGGACCCGGATTTGGCGATGAAGGGCTATCATTGGACCTTCCTGGCACAGCCCGCACCTTTGCCCGAACGGATGATTTCAACCGATGGGCCAGGCTATATGGATTGGACCTTGGCCAGTTGGACATTTGCCGGCGATCTCTCACCCTTCACCGCCGAAGCGCTGGCCAGTTATCGCCGCCAAGCCGCCGACCCTGCGCGGATTGCCGCCATGTGCGACGATTACCGCGCAGGGGCCACGTTTGACCGCGCCCTGGACGAGGCGGACCGCGCGGCTGGCCTGAAAATCACCGCGCCGTTGCATTTCGTTTGGGCCAAGGGCGGCTTTCCGGCGCGCACCGGCGACCCGCTTGGGATCTGGCAGAATTGGGCCGAGGATGTCACCGGCACAGAGGTTTCCGGCTGTGGTCATTTCGCAATGGAGGAGGTGCCGGACGCCGTGCTTGCCGCCATCCGACCGCATTTTATCGACTAA
- a CDS encoding phosphodiester glycosidase family protein — translation MIRLAALGVLATLAPQAAQAACNAVTFDGARFTICEMSTVDDDIRLFLRDEAGQVFGSFTRLNQSLPEGQRLGMAMNAGMFHDNRAPVGLYIEDGVEEMRVITSDGPGNFGLLPNGVFCLNGDRAQVIESRAYAADPPACQYATQSGPMLVIDGELHPRFLEHSDSLNIRNGVGVDETGTRVVMAISDQQVNFHHFARLFRDGLDLPNALFLDGSVSRLYAPDLGRSDLGFPIGPILGTVVDETVAGG, via the coding sequence ATGATCCGGCTGGCCGCTCTTGGCGTTCTTGCGACGCTTGCGCCCCAAGCTGCCCAGGCGGCTTGCAACGCGGTCACGTTCGACGGCGCGCGGTTCACGATTTGCGAGATGTCGACGGTGGATGACGATATCCGCCTCTTTCTACGCGACGAGGCCGGCCAGGTCTTCGGCTCCTTCACCCGGCTCAACCAGAGCCTGCCCGAGGGGCAGCGCCTCGGCATGGCGATGAATGCCGGCATGTTCCATGACAATCGCGCGCCGGTCGGGCTTTATATCGAAGATGGTGTTGAGGAGATGCGCGTTATCACCTCGGACGGTCCAGGGAATTTCGGCCTCTTGCCCAATGGTGTGTTTTGCCTGAACGGGGATCGGGCGCAGGTGATTGAAAGCCGTGCCTATGCCGCCGACCCACCCGCCTGCCAATATGCAACGCAATCCGGCCCGATGCTGGTGATCGATGGGGAGTTGCATCCCCGCTTTCTCGAACACAGCGACAGTCTCAATATCCGAAATGGGGTTGGGGTGGACGAGACCGGTACGCGGGTTGTCATGGCGATCTCGGATCAGCAGGTGAACTTCCATCATTTCGCGCGGTTATTCCGCGATGGTCTCGATCTGCCCAATGCTCTGTTCCTCGATGGGAGTGTCTCGCGGCTCTATGCTCCGGACCTGGGTCGAAGCGATCTGGGCTTCCCCATTGGCCCAATCCTCGGCACGGTTGTTGACGAGACCGTCGCAGGCGGATAG
- a CDS encoding DUF1643 domain-containing protein yields MIERSFKKGDADSVAVYSDCERYRYSLTRIWDPHGTKALFIMLNPSTATEVQNDPTVERCERRARTLGFGAFRVLNIFAWRDTDPKAMRAAADPVGAENDATIIDSLPWADQTIAAWGTHGAHLNRGPEVEALLRQTGTPLYHLGLSKQGHPKHPLYIGYAVQPVLWPSD; encoded by the coding sequence ATGATCGAGCGGAGCTTCAAAAAGGGCGATGCGGATAGTGTCGCCGTCTATTCCGATTGCGAGCGATACCGCTATAGCCTGACCCGGATTTGGGATCCGCATGGCACCAAGGCGCTGTTCATCATGCTCAACCCCTCGACCGCCACCGAAGTTCAGAACGATCCGACAGTGGAACGTTGTGAACGCCGGGCGCGCACGCTTGGGTTTGGCGCCTTTCGCGTGCTTAACATCTTCGCGTGGCGGGATACCGACCCAAAGGCCATGCGCGCCGCTGCGGATCCGGTGGGGGCCGAAAACGACGCAACGATTATCGACAGCCTGCCATGGGCGGATCAGACGATCGCCGCTTGGGGCACACATGGCGCACATCTCAATCGCGGGCCAGAGGTGGAGGCCTTGCTGCGCCAGACGGGGACGCCGCTTTACCACCTGGGCCTCTCGAAACAGGGCCACCCGAAACATCCACTCTATATCGGGTATGCGGTCCAGCCGGTGCTCTGGCCATCTGATTGA
- the rpsO gene encoding 30S ribosomal protein S15: MSITAEEKARVMTEFATKEGDTGSPEVQVAILSSRIATLTEHFKSHKKDNHSRRGLLMMVAQRRKLLDYLKGKDEARYQSLIERLGLRR, from the coding sequence ATGTCGATTACGGCCGAAGAAAAAGCCCGCGTGATGACTGAATTCGCGACCAAAGAAGGCGACACGGGTTCGCCCGAAGTGCAGGTTGCGATCCTCAGCTCGCGGATTGCCACGCTGACCGAACATTTCAAAAGCCACAAGAAGGATAACCATTCCCGCCGTGGTCTGTTGATGATGGTCGCCCAGCGCCGCAAATTGCTGGACTATCTCAAAGGCAAAGATGAAGCGCGTTATCAGTCGCTGATCGAACGCCTGGGTCTGCGCCGCTAA